In Homo sapiens chromosome 19 genomic scaffold, GRCh38.p14 alternate locus group ALT_REF_LOCI_9 HSCHR19_4_CTG3_1, the following are encoded in one genomic region:
- the LENG9 gene encoding leukocyte receptor cluster member 9 isoform X2, whose translation MGSRPPCGATSSARRACQFPAPMAAAREPELPQEAPATEPAPPPACRFFLEGRCRFGARCRQPHPGAPAPPGREAQPEAGAKKPPLRTAADVIQRIRWDPRLDPADFSVGYVDRFLGVREEPFSAFCWDQPLAALGPGVLAVPQHRVRFFRFHGRLVWDRASRTDLVFGSGSAAGRGPTILDAPNTEGAHGAEGAEWTLAGTGQEAQAAPKRGSTRPLCTGHQEPGVEEPGELEAAQERALGTAADLGTLAPRGRLAGVTEEALKPTAATRTTLLGGKEAQALGVPGGSAETTEAEWGPAAWPEDKRARLSVAAPCQPRPTHFVALMVTEPGLQAEVTKAQEYLVHVAPHCANFLVPSQNLHLTLALLRLAGAGEEAAAIGALRRALLAPGLNAPPRLSFRKLVLLGPHVLCAPPSPTLESMAQVLSQRLEAEGLSTLQSPGQLHPHLTVAKVPHGSQVHLPKLEFTLSQEVGCQPLQTLWLCRIGRTGGPFQPLAEIRLE comes from the coding sequence ATGGGGAGCCGCCCTCCGTGCGGGGCGACCTCGTCTGCGCGGCGGGCGTGCCAGTTCCCCGCACCCATGGCAGCGGCCAGAGAGCCGGAGTTGCCGCAGGAAGCCCCCGCCACGGAACCCGCGCCCCCGCCGGCCTGCCGCTTCTTCCTGGAAGGCCGCTGCCGCTTCGGCGCCCGCTGCCGCCAGCCCCACCCTGGGGCGCCGGCGCCGCCTGGCCGCGAGGCGCAGCCGGAGGCCGGGGCCAAGAAGCCGCCGCTGCGCACAGCCGCGGACGTCATCCAGCGCATCCGCTGGGACCCGCGCCTCGACCCCGCCGACTTCTCGGTGGGCTACGTCGACCGCTTTCTGGGTGTGCGCGAGGAGCCCTTCAGCGCCTTTTGCTGGGACCAGCCGCTGGCGGCGCTCgggccgggcgtgctggcagTGCCCCAGCACCGCGTGCGCTTCTTCCGCTTCCATGGCCGCCTTGTGTGGGACCGCGCCTCGCGCACCGACCTCGTCTTTGGCTCTGGCTCGGCGGCGGGACGCGGGCCCACCATCCTGGACGCACCGAACACCGAGGGCGCCCACGGGGCAGAGGGTGCCGAGTGGACACTGGCGGGGACAGGTCAGGAGGCCCAGGCTGCCCCCAAGCGAGGGAGCACAAGGCCGCTCTGCACAGGGCACCAGGAACCAGGCGTGGAGGAACCCGGAGAGCTGGAGGCGGCCCAGGAGAGGGCGCTGGGCACAGCTGCTGATTTGGGAACACTGGCCCCAAGAGGACGCCTCGCCGGAGTGACTGAGGAGGCACTGAAGCCAACAGCAGCCACCAGGACCACATTGCTGGGGGGCAAGGAAGCACAGGCCCTGGGAGTCCCGGGGGGCTCCGCTGAGACGACAGAAGCCGAGTGGGGTCCTGCGGCCTGGCCCGAGGACAAAAGGGCCCGCCTTAGTGTTGCAGCCCCTTGCCAACCGCGCCCCACACATTTTGTGGCCCTCATGGTGACCGAGCCTGGGCTACAAGCAGAAGTGACCAAGGCCCAGGAATACCTGGTCCACGTGGCCCCACACTGCGCCAACTTCCTAGTGCCCTCTCAGAACCTACACCTGACCCTGGCCCTGCTGCGACTGGCAGGCGCTGGGGAGGAGGCCGCTGCCATTGGAGCTCTGAGACGGGCCCTCTTGGCCCCGGGGCTAAATGCACCCCCTCGGCTGAGCTTTAGAAAGCTGGTCCTCCTGGGCCCGCATGTGCTGTGTGCCCCACCCTCTCCCACACTGGAAAGCATGGCACAAGTGCTGAGCCAGAGGCTGGAAGCCGAGGGGCTGAGTACACTACAGTCTCCAGGGCAGCTGCACCCCCACCTCACCGTGGCCAAGGTGCCCCATGGTTCCCAGGTCCACctccccaagctggagttcacCCTCAGCCAGGAAGTGGGGTGCCAGCCCCTGCAGACACTCTGGCTGTGCCGTATAGGGAGGACAGGGGGGCCTTTCCAGCCCCTGGCTGAGATCCGCCTGGAGTGA
- the CDC42EP5 gene encoding cdc42 effector protein 5 — translation MPVLKQLGPAQPKKRPDRGALSISAPLGDFRHTLHVGRGGDAFGDTSFLSRHGGGPPPEPRAPPAGAPRSPPPPAVPQSAAPSPADPLLSFHLDLGPSMLDAVLGVMDAARPEAAAAKPDAEPRPGTQPPQARCRPNADLELNDVIGL, via the coding sequence ATGCCCGTGCTGAAGCAGCTGGGCCCCGCGCAGCCCAAGAAGCGGCCTGATCGCGGCGCCCTGTCCATCTCCGCGCCGCTCGGCGACTTCCGGCACACGCTGCACGTGGGGCGCGGCGGCGACGCCTTCGGGGACACCTCGTTCCTGAGCCGCCACGGCGGCGGGCCGCCCCCCGAGCCCCGGGCGCCCCCCGCGGGGGCCCCGCGCTCCCCGCCGCCGCCCGCCGTCCCGCAGTCCGCAGCGCCCTCGCCTGCCGACCCGCTGCTGTCCTTCCACCTGGATCTGGGGCCCTCCATGCTGGACGCGGTGCTGGGCGTCATGGACGCGGCGCGCCCGGAGGCGGCTGCCGCCAAGCCCGACGCGGAACCCCGCCCCGGGACGCAGCCCCCCCAGGCCCGCTGCCGCCCCAACGCGGACCTCGAGCTGAACGACGTCATCGGCCTCTAG